Below is a window of Chanodichthys erythropterus isolate Z2021 chromosome 19, ASM2448905v1, whole genome shotgun sequence DNA.
GTGGCCACATCAGATGGTACATCTAGAGAATAGAAtacagtttttatatatattttttataatatatatatataaataatattatgaaaaattaatactttcattcagcagggatgcattaaattgattaaagtgacagtaaagacagttacaaatttcaaattaatgctgttttttttttttttttttctattcaaaGACTCCtggaaaatattttaacaaaaatattaatcagcacaactgttttcaacattgataataagaaatgtttatatatgtatacagtgctgcttgaaagtttgtgaaccccttgcagaatctgtaaaaatgtgaacaattttaacaaaataagaggaaTCATACAATATGCacgttattttttatttagtactgtcctgaataagatattttacattaaaaaaaaaaaaaaaaaagtttacatatggtccacaagacaaaaaaaattataaaaacgacccgctcaaaagtttgtgaaccctttattcttaaaggtgctaaagaggatcttttcgtcgactgagaatccaaagactgttagtgagtatCTGAGGGAACGTCTTCCAAAACTCGTGCATGaatattggaacacgagtgtttaccaccggcattcgctgtgtcgtgttagtggattcattatgtcggactcaccgcaggtaactcataatctgcagctgttattcctgtctcctgacaaaaacattgcatgcggcgcctgtggagtgtggaaagttactggagtgcACAGCCgagctcgtctctcacaaggaacgtaatggcagtgattgacaagccagagggccaatcatttacgcgattggctgatgtttttaaggccctacctcgtgcacagatgatgtatattaatattattcctttcagtgcacctaataaatagtcttttatcagttagtaaagacagtttcaagtaatattagaaaaatatataaaacataacatcctctttagcacctttaatactgtgtgtggttacctgatgatctgactgtttttatgttttgtgatggttgttcatgagtcccttgtttgtcctgagcagttaaactgagctctgttctttcagcaaaatcctccaggtcctgcagattcttcagttttccagcatcttttgcatttttgaatcctttccagcagtgactgtataattttgagatccatcttttcacactgaggacaactaaAGGACTCgaacaaaaaaagttcaaacattcactgatgctccagaaggaaacacaatgaaTAAGAgtcaggggtgaaaacttttgaacaggataaagatgtccaaatttttcttaaatatatatatatatttttttttttcatttggtactgcccttcggaagcaacagaagacacTTAAATGTTTGCCAGAAGACAAATGAAGTACAATattccttgatcttcaaattcaaaaggtTTTCACCCCCTggctcttaaaggattagttcacttttaaataaacttttcctgataatttactcacccccatgtcatccaagatgtccatgtctttttttttttcagtcaaaaagaaattaaaagtttttgatgaaaacattccaggatttttttttttctagacttcaatgggcaccaaatgagaaataagggtcttatataatgaaaccatcgctcattttctgaaaaaagaaaagaatgccATAAATTAACCATAagtgctcatcttgaactaaaTCTCTTCTTATTCTCTAattgaattccggcagtgtagacactgccctccacaggtcaaagtttgaactaattgttatatacttgcactagcatattgcatataaaaattagttcaaactttgacctgtggagggcagtaatacacttagcagcatctacactgctggaattcaaataaagaagaagagagctagttcaagatgagcatttatggttaaaacttatataattttttttcttcagaaaaatgagtgatggtttcactagataagaccctaaTTTCTCATCTGTGattgtgtagaacaatttgaagctgcagtgaaactaattttgacctaaAACTGTTTGgtggccattgaagtccactatatgtaaaaaaaaaaaaaatcctgcaatgttttcatcaaaaactttaatttctttttgactgaagaaagaaagacatggacatcttggatggcatgggggtgagtaaattatcaggaaaagtttatttaaaagtggactaatcctttaatgcatcctttttccttctggagcatccatgaatgtttgaaccttttttaatagctgTGTTTGAGTGCCTCAATTGTCCttagtgtgaaaagatggatctcaaaatcatacagtcactgctggaaatagttcaaatatgcaaaagatgctggaaaactgaagaatatgcaggacctggaggatttttctgaagaatattGGGCAGTTTATCTGTTcgggacaaacaagagactcatgaacaaccatcacaagacaaaaaaaccagtcgtggatcatccaggtaatcacagtattaagaatcaagggttcataaacttttgaatggggtcatatttataatttcagcaattttttttattttttgtcttgtggaatTTATGTAAACAtcgtttatgtaaaatatcttacatgacagtactaaataaaaaaaaattacgtgTTTTGTTTGATCCCtctttgttaaaattattcacattttcagattctgcaaggggtacacaaactttcaagcaccactgattttatatatatatatatatatataatgtatacacACAGTAcggtccaaaagtttggaaccaaagaagaagtttcatctgctcaccaaggctacatttatttaattaaaaatacagtaaaaacagtaatattgttaaatattattacaatttaaaataacagtgtactatttaaatatatttgacaaagtaatttattcctgtgatgcaaagctgaattttcagcatcattactccagtcttcagtgtcacatgatccttcagaaatcattctaatatgctgatctgctgctcaataaacatttatgattattttcaatgttgaaaacagttgtgtactttttttttttttttttttcaggattccttgatgaatagaaagttcaaaagaacagcatttatctgaaatacaaagcttctgtagcattatacactaccgttcaaaagtttggggtcagtaagaattttaattttatttttttgaaaagaaattaaagaaattaatacttttattcagcaaggatgcattaaatcaatcaaaagtggcagtaaagacatttataatgttacaaaagattagatttcagataaacactgttcttttgaactttctattcatcaaataatcctgaaaaaaaatattgtacacaaatattttgtacaattgtacacattaaatgtttcttgagcagcagatcagcatattagaatgatttctgaaggatcatgtgacactgaagactggagtaatgatgctgaaaattcagctttgccatcacaggaataaattactttgtgatatatatatttaaatagaaaacagttattttaaattgtaataatatttaacaatattactgttttactgtatttttaattaaataaatgtagctttggtgagcagacgaaacttattttaaaaacattaaaaatcttagtggttccaaacttttggactgtactgtattatatatatatatatatatatatatatatatataacatctCATTATTTGGTTAGATGGCCccgtgtgttgtgattggtctacagCTTACAGCACGTGTCGGAAAACTTAACTCCCATTACTATATCTGAATTTCCGCTCCGGAGGCTTCCCGAGCACTTGTATAGTGCTGCATCTTTGCAGTGATGAGAACAGacctcatcctttggaagtgcaTGCAAATAGGATTCGCAGCAAAGAAACAGCATCTTctcggcatgtcaacaacacgaCATGTTGCTCCTCAGCTACAACTAAAGTGTTTGAGGGTCAAAGTTgtgcagccaatgaagaccaaaGGCTGGCATTACGCAAATTTTTTACAAATCTATGTAGATTTGTTGCAGAAGTGAGACTGGAACTGCTGATGATTCATTTTGGCAGTTCAGAATCTATcttttcttttaggagacaataactttctctgcgtttccaccgcaggaaaTTTCCCCAGGAACTTTGGAGTGGTACACTGTGTTTTGACCACAGGGACCATGGTTTAAATGAAGTTCCGGGTAAAAATTTCTCCCTCAAAAAAGTCCCTGCTCGCGaggtattatttttttcaaagttcaggaactttagGGGCTGGGACTTGGgcactgaacatgctgattggttgagttcacgcagcatttttttccaaccaccatttttaaaagtctgttgccGTGCATTCAGTAAGAGTTGATTACTATTAAAATCAACACcggagtttaaaaaatatggCCAATGGGCCGACGACGAGGTTctggctttattaagcttatatgcggaGGACGAAATCCAGTGGGAACTAGGGATTCCTGGGGCAAAATGTTCCAGGTATTTTCAGTGGAAACGCAGCTTTTATTTGTCGtacactttgatctttaaacctctgcagaccttttacattcacaaaccgCTATATTATgcactgcatgaaaggtaatattcaaaaaagcataatagcaTCACTTTCACTGTAAGgctgtgtgtccaccaaagcattttttccagctgctagtgtactttttcaattgttttcaatgggagcactgcgttttttttaaaagccagGAGCGTAACGAGGCAATGAGtgtctttttcacgctcaagcgctgagagctcgacgttttttactggtcgcctcgagttgaagaacgttcaactttgagtaaaacgctgcgctcatcactgtcactttttagccagccgtccaatcagagtggaggaggggcgggacaaaaaCTACACCGGCTAACCgtcacaacattcttgctgtacaacaacatcaacaaacagaacggaacaaaatggatgagaaattaatattgctgctctccgaaaatacatagcaaagtaatttcacattgtgtcaacattttaagtctgaaacaaattacctgcaaagTCAGTTTTAAGTAACAGTGAcgcggatattccgtatcatagcaacaaagcgtctcaacggaaaaaaacgcTGCACTGCAGAAGCactctcaagcgctcacagacgggcgttttaagcagagcacctagcgttttcagctggctaaaagtgctttggtggacacacggcctaatgCAGAAACTCGTCAGGAAACTTAATAGACTGAAGAAAATTCACTATTTTGCTTCATTTCATTTTACCAACAAAATAATTGTGAATATACTGcaatatattgttgaaaaacACCTGATCAAGGTCATAAAACCCACACATACACAAGTGTACAGGTCATACCAAAATGCTTCCGTGGCGTCCAGGTGCCATCTGCTCGACGGTGAGAGAGAATCTGAAGCATTGTGGAGGGCAGAGTCTTCCAATTAATGAACTCCAGAAAGAAATTAAGCACTCTGTTCTCAGCTTCTTCAAGCCTGCACCCAATTACAGCATAACAGGCAGAAGTGAAGAGCTTAACACAGTGGTTTTTAACTCTGACGTTAATAAAGCAAGATCATTTATTAAAAGCCATGCATGGTGAATCCACtcatgattaaaataaaaaactgtgTGGCACAACAACCGCAATGTGTTGCTTACATTTTGTCCTGTAGCAGCAGCATGGGGTCCATTCCTGCTTTGAGCAGCAGGGGGAGCCAAAAAGAGGCACTCTGCAGCTCAGCAAGGGCTCTATCGGCCAGCTCTCCGAGTCGGTCACCCTGAGGAAGGCCAGCGTGCTCCAGGATCAAGGGCAGGTGCTCTGGTACATGACCCTGTAATGCAAAGGCATAGATGCCCATGCTTACGTGGGCCCCTGCAGCCAAGAGCATCAGAGTGATCTCACGTGTCTGGTGATACTCGCTGTCCAAACTGAGAGACAAATGGAGGGGAAAAATGTCATGCTGTCCAACTGattgtgtttaaaatgaaatgcagGGCATGAGTGTACATCTATGTCATACTTCCAAGAGTTGCACCACAGAGCCATGTCCAAAGGGCAGCTGTAGCCAAACTGTCGACAGCTCTGGGCATCTGGACTGTAGCCCTTCTTTAGCAAGGCCCGAAGGCTGTCCGCTTGTCCGCTAAGTACTGCCAAGTAAACTGGACTGACCTTTCCTTCACCCTGGTCACATTCTCGCTTCGTTACTGGAATCAGCTTCTCTAAAATGCTATACAGAAAGACAAGAGATGAGCAGCCAGATTAATCCAGTATagcaaaaattatttcaaaaagGCCAAAGCTATGCTCTCAACATCTTCatttaaaaagtacaaaagGTTAGctttcaaatgttatttatattatactaAGTAATTGTCACAttgtgtattgtttttttttaaaacgagGTCTTCGTAAGCAATTGACACACCCAGTAGGTCATTGACCGAGCTGTCGTACCTAAGCCGACTGAACTGGGCCGCAGCATGGATGGGTAGCTGCCAGCAGTCCTCATTGCAGTACAGGTTGGGGTCAGCTCCATGGGCCAGTAAGACCTCCACACACCGTACATGGCCCTCCTGAGCGGCAATGAGCAGCGGTGTGGCCAGATCATTTGCTTGGCAGTTCACATTTGCCCCTGTGGGCAACCGACAACCTGTGCTTAGGTGTACGTTCTGATTTTGTTGAGTTAGACGCataacattcctgtctgaaaatgtaATCATAAccatatccctacccctaaacctaatcatACCCATatgttatccctaaaatcagaaaAAGATGATCTGAATAACAcggatgtagaagcacctaaccctggttataaacttgacataaacttgGCCCTCAAATCTGacttggttgattggaatgttgttccaggattaGCAAAAGAACAAGGTGTACtatatccagaaatatgttgtacttggtgaaatcaggttctgcTGCTTAGGCAACCAAACTCTAATAGATGACTGCAGTGTGACTTTGGCTTTTTTTGTTTAATAGGGTGTTCACCATAAcgacaaataattaaaaaaatatatatatacatatagtttATGCCAGGTTCTCAGTAAGAAAGTACTCTTTGTATTCCTGTTGGTTTTATATGACTTTTATAAACTTCTATATTATGACTTTcaaaaaagatttaatttaatgactaaAATGTCAAGTAAAACAATTTCCCTACACTTTTTACAAAACATGGGCTAAAAATAATTTGACAATTAAGATTagttaaatgtaatttactgTCAGACAACAGTTTCATGAAAACAACAAAACtcattcataaataaaataaccaaTAAACAGAATAagaacaataaacaaaaaaatattaataggcAGAGCTTGTGTAAGGCTGGGAAAGGCTTAGTCTTCCCCTGGCCACGGACTTGAGACTAGCGTAGAATCTTCTCACTCAAAAtgcctgctgctgcttctgattgACCGTTTTGATGTTTGCAAACAGCGTTGTGTGGCCTGGTGACAGAAAATGACACTTCTGCTGCAGTAGCGGTCTATAGAAGCCAcggaataaaagaataaaaaagggcaatttcgagtttatatcctgCATTTTTTCCCTTTTTCCTTTAGAATTgatatataaactcacaattgtgagttataaagtacgaattgggagatatttttttctctaatgGGGTACCTGTCGAAAGTCATCTGACCAAATCGGAAAACATGTCTCATCGCATCCGTTTGTCGGAGAAATTGTTAACAACAGAATAAACTGACGTTGATATCTATATACTTTTAAGGCAATCAGGTAACCGAGCtagttgtttttattgtgagaaGAAGGAAAAATAAAAGATATCAATCTGTGATGGACATTAGTTATGCTCATCTATCTCCTTTGAAGGCATTTTGAGTAAAACAGCTCTATATTTAACAAAGCACATACAAAAGAACCTGTTTTACAGAATACAGAAATGGATCTCGACAGTTTTCCTCCACTTGTTACCACTGTTACAAGTTCAAGTACCATGAGTGTCTGTGTTTGCGCTCTGGAAAgcatcaaaggtttctatttacaacatgtttttgcagcGTCAAGCAATGTAGCCAATTGATTTCTTGAACGAAATCGCCAATCTTTAAGTTAGAATCCACTCAGCTCAAA
It encodes the following:
- the asb3 gene encoding ankyrin repeat and SOCS box protein 3 isoform X1 — its product is MDFTECYGDTCSAVALAAREGKGRRVQKLIQRGFAVDVKDNRGWNALHEAAAAGSAECVRLLLPAAVNCEDYVNTLTHNSETPLFFAARNGHLRAVKWLIKGGADINRTTNELSCPLFAAVDGGYKDVVELLVQNGAEVNGTHSVSGWSCLHQAVFKGHTEIVRFLVSMCSLEAVDDYGITPLFVAAQYGHHLCLEILANAGANVNCQANDLATPLLIAAQEGHVRCVEVLLAHGADPNLYCNEDCWQLPIHAAAQFSRLSILEKLIPVTKRECDQGEGKVSPVYLAVLSGQADSLRALLKKGYSPDAQSCRQFGYSCPLDMALWCNSWNLDSEYHQTREITLMLLAAGAHVSMGIYAFALQGHVPEHLPLILEHAGLPQGDRLGELADRALAELQSASFWLPLLLKAGMDPMLLLQDKMLEEAENRVLNFFLEFINWKTLPSTMLQILSHRRADGTWTPRKHFESVPALTHLCRLAVRASVGSNALSKTSFIQQLPVPTLLQYYLQFSDVSGLLT